One stretch of Euphorbia lathyris chromosome 7, ddEupLath1.1, whole genome shotgun sequence DNA includes these proteins:
- the LOC136236018 gene encoding cytochrome P450 71D445-like gives MIMESEILATKTVSIICLLLFILIWKKLKSPRKPKLNLPPGPWRLPLIGSMHHLIGGLPHQKMRDLSKKYGSIMHLRFGEVTNIVISSPEAAKQVFKTHDLIFSQRPLMLSAKSVTYDYKDITFAPYGDFWRQLRKISTMELLTVKRVRSFRPIREEEASDLVKLIASTKRGSAVNFSWAITYAIYRIASRAAFRKICSGEEVFLECLKKLKMELGRGVSIADAYPSIKWLQRFSSIKARVDKLQQPIDQIFQGILDEHRSSRKAQKYSPDDQKVDDLVDVLLNLQEEGGFEFPLCDDTIKAMIMDAFIAGTDTSSTAIIWGMAELMRNPEVMKKAQVEVRKKYNTKGTVDEENIHELSYLQLIIKETLRLHPPAPLLVPRECRESCVIDGYDIPVNSKILVNAWGMARDNTIWDEAEKFIPERFIGTSLDYKGTNYEYIPFGAGRRICPGITFGIANIELPFAKLLFHFDWKLPNGIKPQDVDMTEDVGASAKRKNDLYIIPIPYVPPTSSTN, from the exons ATGATTATGGAGTCGGAAATACTGGCAACAAAAACTGTGTCGATCATATGCCTCTTGTTGTTTATTCTGATATGGAAGAAACTGAAGAGCCCTCGAAAGCCGAAGCTGAATCTTCCACCAGGCCCATGGAGGCTGCCTTTGATAGGAAGTATGCACCATTTAATTGGAGGCTTACCCCATCAGAAAATGAGagatttatcaaaaaaataCGGCTCGATTATGCATCTTCGATTCGGTGAGGTTACAAACATTGTGATTTCATCTCCAGAAGCTGCTAAACAAGTATTCAAAACCCATGATCTCATCTTCTCTCAAAGGCCTCTTATGCTTTCTGCTAAGAGCGTTACTTATGATTACAAAGACATCACTTTCGCTCCTTATGGAGACTTTTGGAGACAATTACGCAAGATTTCGACAATGGAGTTGCTCACTGTGAAACGTGTTCGATCTTTCAGACCaattagggaagaagaagcATCAGACTTAGTCAAATTGATTGCTTCAACTAAACGAGGATCTGCTGTTAACTTTAGCTGGGCGATCACTTATGCAATCTATCGAATCGCCTCGAGAGCCGCCTTTCGGAAGATATGTAGTGGGGAAGAAGTGTTTCTTGAATGTTTGAAGAAACTGAAAATGGAATTGGGGAGAGGAGTTAGTATTGCTGATGCCTATCCTTCCATCAAATGGCTTCAACGTTTCAGTAGTATAAAGGCTAGAGTAGACAAACTTCAGCAACCAATTGATCAAATCTTTCAGGGCATCCTTGATGAACATAGATCATCTCGGAAGGCACAGAAATATTCTccggatgatcagaaagtaGATGATCTTGTCGATGTCCTTTTGAATCTCCAGGAAGAAGGGGGTTTTGAGTTCCCTTTATGTGATGACACTATCAAAGCAATGATCATG GACGCATTCATTGCTGGTACCGACACTTCATCTACTGCTATCATATGGGGGATGGCTGAGCTAATGAGAAACCCGGAAGTAATGAAAAAGGCACAAGTAGAGGTAAGAAAGAAATATAATACCAAAGGAACGGTGGATGAAGAAAATATCCATGAACTTAGCTATCTACAATTGATTATCAAAGAAACACTCAGACTACATCCTCCTGCTCCGCTCCTAGTTCCAAGAGAATGCAGAGAGAGTTGTGTGATTGATGGTTATGATATACCAGTCAATTCTAAAATTCTCGTTAACGCTTGGGGAATGGCAAGAGATAACACAATCTGGGATGAGGCCGAGAAATTTATCCCGGAAAGATTTATTGGTACTTCACTTGATTATAAGGGAACTAACTATGAATACATCCCATTTGGTGCTGGAAGGAGGATCTGTCCGGGAATTACATTCGGGATAGCTAATATCGAACTTCCATTTGCCAAGTTGCTATTCCATTTTGATTGGAAACTTCCTAATGGAATCAAACCACAAGATGTTGATATGACCGAAGATGTTGGAGCCAGTGCCAAAAGAAAAAATGATCTCTATATTATTCCTATTCCATACGTTCCTCCTACTTCGTCTAccaattaa